DNA sequence from the Eptesicus fuscus isolate TK198812 chromosome 7, DD_ASM_mEF_20220401, whole genome shotgun sequence genome:
tttgggaCAGGAAAGCCTTTTACTCTCATTTCACAGACTTGTGACAGTGCACACCCATGAGGATGCCTTGTGGTTGGGAAGGGCAGACACTGGGACAGGGCCCTGGGGCCCTCAGCTCACATAGCTTCACACTGGGaagggcggggaggcggggagatgagatgggggcaggtggggcaggcggCAGCCCAGCCATGGGGTTGGAGAAAGATTGCATAGAAAGATTGCATAGGCTGTGCAATCTTTCTCCAACCCCACAGTTGGGCTgctgcctgccccacctgcccccatctcatctccccgcccccccgccccgcctccctgcccttcccagtGTGAAGCTATGTGAACCGTGGGCCCTGTCCCAGTGTCCGCCCTTCCCAACCACGAGGCATCCTCCTGGGTGTGCACTGTCCACAAGTCTGTGAATCATCagcaaactgtggtacatctgcacaatggaattctacgctgctgtaaaaaagaaggaattcttaccatttgcaacagcatggatggaactagagagcattatgctaagcgaaataagccagtaagagaaagataaatatcacatgatctcactcatttgtggaatgaataacataaactgatgagcaaaaatagaaccagagatatagaagcatggagcagactgtccaacctatgagggaaggcagagggtgtgggggtaagagatcaatcaaaggacttgtactgtatacatgcatatgagcaaaaccaatggacatagacagtagggggggtgagggcttgtgcttgggggaaggggtggcgggggagaggtcaatggggggaaaagaagactcatgtaatactttaaacaataaagaatttaaaaaacaaaaataaacaaaacaaaacaaaaatattgcatAGTTCATGAAAATCTCATCCTCGCCcagccagctggcgtggctcagtggttgaacaatgacctatgaaccaggagatcacggttcgattcctggtcagggcacatgcccgggtttcgagctccatccccagtgtggggcatgcaggaggaagccaatcaacaattctctctcatcattgatgtatctctctttgtctccctctccctttctctctgaattcaataaaaatatattttaaaaaaacatttcgtTGTCTTTTCCTCCCTTTGCCCTGGGTGGCCCGATTGTGTTTCTAGCACATGGACAGGTCGgttccccccttttcccctcagGTGGCCGGCCTTCCCCTTGGGGGGAGGGCATTTCTGAGAGGAGAGGAGCAGGCACAGGAGTggttggggggcagagggagggcctgTGAGGGGCCGTGGTGCCTGGGCTGGACCCCAGGAGCCTGGCAAGCCCTCCTTTCCCGGTGAAGGATTTTTTGCTGAAAGGGCCAAGGAAATGTAGATGGGTGTCAGCCCCGGAGGCTGCAGCTCCCATTGGGATCTGGGAGGTCAAAACTGTGCAGACAGCAGAGGTGGACGGATGGTGGGCGTCCGGCCCGGGACCTCAGCCGTCCTCAGATCCGGACTTGGAAGGTGCTGAGGAACTTGGGTGCCTTGGCGATCATGTCCTCGAAGTCGGAGTAGCCCAGCTTGCCGTCTCCGTCCAGGTCGGCCTCCTCGATGACCTTGTCGCACACCAGCACCATCTCGTCCTCCAGCTCCGACTTGGTCAGCAGGGCCAGTGTCATCTCCAGGCCCTCCTTGCAGATGAAGTTGTCCGTGTTGAAGTCGTAGATCTTGAAGGCGTAGTTGGCCTTGAGGTTGCGGGGCGCCGACTCGCAGAGCACAGACAACATGTCAACGAAGTCGTCGAAGGTGAGGTTGCCCTCACCGTCCTCCGAGAAAGACTCCGTGATCCGCTCCTTGAATGGGTTCTCCCGGAGCTCTGGCATCTGGACGATGGGGCTCTTCCTGCAGTCCATGGGGGCCAGGTTGGGGGCCAGCTCGTAGAACCGCGCGTGCAGCTTGAGGACGTCTTTCTTACTGAAGAAGGTGCAGTCCTGGTAGTTGTCCAGCTGCTCCTCCGTGACGATGGTCTGCTTGTTCCCCATGGTGCGCGGCCACCCGGGCGCCGCCTCCCACTGCTGCCGCCCCGCTCCTGGCGCATCCCGCCGCGCAGTCCCCTGGAGGGGCATGGctaccagaaaatatttttttttttaaaatatattttattgattttttacagagaggaagagagagggatagagagttagaaaatatttttgttgttgttctgaaaAATAGGGGATTGCTACCCTTGTTCTAGGCTATTGTTCTTTTGtgctattttttaagaaataagcaaagaaaagGGAGGATAACCATTTGGAATAATAAAACTTCAAGCAGCTTTATATAGCTCTTAATTTCATGCTATAACTCATTTCGTTCCAGGCCCCTGGTGATTATAATTCAAGAATGTGTCTTGTTTTGTCTTCTCTGTGTTTTCATATTTTGAGGTGAAACTGAATTATCATTAGAATGCTTTTCTGAGCCATACCCAAttgtcctttttgtttgtttgttcaaatGAAACAGTGCATCAAGTATGGAATTAGATTAATGGAGTAAATATTGTGAATCATATACTCTCTCTAATCcgatgctctttctttttttgaccccctgttttgttttctgtctgtctcccttcaTGTAGGCTTTTCAGCCCAGTGCCAAGCTGCTGGAACGAGGGAGCAAAGGTAAAGAATGACGTAATGCACCGGCTGCCCCAAAGCATCTTTTGTTGTGGGATGGTTATTCCAGTCATCTCTTTATGAATCAAATGTGAGGGGCTGCTTTGTGGACGGAATCCTTTGCAAGAGCACATCAacgggaaagagaaagagacattcaCTTGGAGGGCTCTTGCTGAAAATGGGTTTAACTCTCCTTTTGCCAGTTACCACCAGCCTGACCTCAGACATGTTAGTACAATGGAGTGGCTGAGCCTTTGAGCACACCACCATTACATCATCGTGGCAGAttaagggaggaggtggggaaagaggaCTTACTGTTGCCATGGCCCATGAGATGATTGGGACTCAAATTGTTACTGAGAGCTTGGTGGCTCTGCTGGAAAGTGGAACGGAAAAAGTGCTGCTAATTGATAGCCGgccatttgtggaatacaatacATCCCACATTTTGGAAGCCATTAATATCAACTGTTCCAAGCTTATGAAGCGAAGGTTGCAACAGGACAAAGTGTTAATTACAGAACTCATCCAGCATTCAGCAAAACATAAggtaaatgctttctttttttctttttagaataaatGGACACACTGAATGGGGAATAACTTTAAACAAAGCCTCATTTTAAGGGGAGAAAATAATTTGAGGAAGTTTGATGCCTCAATAAATTTATTAACCAAACTGTCACATTTAAGAATACTTCTAAACTGAACAGAGAGGTTAACTTGTTTTAATTTGGTCAGGGACTGCTTTTTCATTAATGACttgttaaaattgttttttttaaattaaacactaATACAAAGTTATAGTTAATAattctattattaataatttattggTAATTATGTATTAACATGTAATAGTATATGTATTGACAAGGCATTAATCCATTATTGGGTATTACCTACAAATTTTCTGAAAGGAAATCATTCTTTTCAATTGCCttggaaagacagaaaaattatattagaaagTGCTTTTGATTTATGGGAAACTAAGGTAACATTGGTCAGGACGTAAGCATATTATCCTCAAGGAGTTATTCCTAGTATCCAGAATATCATCTTTGTGATAGATAAggctatttcttttcttcaggAATCAAAGTGagttcatgttttaattttattcaactgATTTCTTTGTTATAtagaaaccatttttaaatgtttttttatttcaaggactgttaggtttattttgtttttatgctttACCCTTTTAGAGTGTTAAGGATTTAAAGCCAAGTAGTTTTTAGCACATCTACACAGAAATAGCATCAAGTTGCCTGTAAAAGTTGATTTTTACaagcatttaaaccatttaccTGGTGTATGCTAGGTTTATCCAGTAAGTTGACTGTATCTCGTGTTTTATTTCCCcccctcagatttttaattgaaAACAGGAAGTACTCATTTGCTTCACCACCAGCAGTTTTTGGGATTGTTTTTCTCCATGTCCTTCCTAACAGTCTCACATTTGCATTTTAGGTCGACATTGATTGCAGTCAGAAGGTTGTAGTTTACGATCAGAGCTCCCAGGATGTTGCATCTCTATCTTCAGACTGTTTTCTCACTGTACTTCTGGGTAAACTGGAGAAGTGCTTCAGCTCCGTCCACCTGCTTGCAGGTAAGGCCTGAGGTAGAAATGAAAGGACTCAGAATCTCGTTGAGCTCTGTGAGTAAGCAGTTTTTCACAGTGAGCTCAAAGTACAGTGGCTCATCACCACTTAGAGGTTGTGGTGGCCAATGATTTGTTTAATTGCTGTAACTATTCTATTGCTCAAATACTGTCATCCTTACACAGTGGCCAGTGAATTTTTGACTTAGTTCAAATGCCCCTTCACTTGGTATTTATTAACTAGAAGTGCCACATAGATAGCTCTGTGTGGCACATAGATCGCTCAACACCAGCTGCTTCCCATGATCTAGGAACACCAGGTGCTCTACATCTCAGCTCCTGCTCTGGTGTTAGTTGCCACCCCCTGTGGCAAGAACCAGATCAGTATTCTAGTGTCAAActcttattaaacatttatagtTGAAGTA
Encoded proteins:
- the LOC103285096 gene encoding calcium and integrin-binding family member 2-like isoform X1, coding for MGNKQTIVTEEQLDNYQDCTFFSKKDVLKLHARFYELAPNLAPMDCRKSPIVQMPELRENPFKERITESFSEDGEGNLTFDDFVDMLSVLCESAPRNLKANYAFKIYDFNTDNFICKEGLEMTLALLTKSELEDEMVLVCDKVIEEADLDGDGKLGYSDFEDMIAKAPKFLSTFQVRI
- the LOC103285096 gene encoding calcium and integrin-binding family member 2-like isoform X2, whose protein sequence is MGNKQTIVTEEQLDNYQDCTFFKLRENPFKERITESFSEDGEGNLTFDDFVDMLSVLCESAPRNLKANYAFKIYDFNTDNFICKEGLEMTLALLTKSELEDEMVLVCDKVIEEADLDGDGKLGYSDFEDMIAKAPKFLSTFQVRI